The Pochonia chlamydosporia 170 chromosome Unknown PCv3seq00021, whole genome shotgun sequence DNA window ATCCTTacaggagaagaggataTTCAAGATAAGCCAACGCGACCAACCCTTTCTGGCTTctcaagtcaagccaaatCGGCTAAGAAATCGATTGTCAAAGACGTTGACCCAAGCGGCAGCAGTGCGGAGGCTCAGACAAGCGATATAAGTCTCACCATCCAATTCTATAAGCTCGACCTTGACGAGTATgaaaagcagcaaaagcGTTTTCGATACGCACGAGGAATTCTCTCCACTACTATCAATACGGCACTTCGAGGATGCATAAAGGACGAAGAAAATCCACACCTGGCTATGGAGAAACTTAAAGGACTTTGCAAGATGAATGACGCACGCGCCCTGGATATGACCCTCGGCAAAATCGAACAACTCAAGTTCAAGGGATCTGTATCGGACCTTATCAACACCCTCAAAACCTTTCAGCAAGATATATTTGATCTTGACGGCACCTTCAGTGACGATCAGATTATGTCAAAAGTTGTCCGCTCCTTGCCAAACAGATTCAATAGGTTCCTGGACTCTTGGAATCTCTTGGCTGGAACTGCAGCACTCCCACGCGACCTGGTGACCCTCCATGGACACCTTCTAGGTGTGGAAGCGCAAATGGTGTCAGAAAAGGAAGGCAAAGAATATGAAACAAGGAccaaaggaagagaaagaaaagaacgaCAGCTCTGTGAAGGATGCAACAAGTGGGGCAACCACAGTGAAGCAGAGTGTTGGATTGCACACCCTGAACTTcgtgaaaacaaaaacaacaaagccAGGGAGTTTCCGAGACAATTCAAGGCGGAAATAAATACTGTAAAAAGTACAAGATCCAAGGATAACTCCAAATATCATCCACAACAAGACGCCCGACGCCCGGGTAAGATTGTCGCCACTGTCGCACTGCAACGCGACCAATGGGAAACGACATGTGCAAAGATCGGTCCAAGCGAGAGAACAACGAATGTTGAGAAGCCGTCTACCGAAGGAATCGAATTTGCTCTGGAACGCAAGAATCCAGAAAGCCCTCTATCTCTAGGAGCGCCACAGCTCCTGAACGTACTCAGTCCGCGGACGATGATGCTGCTCAAGGATGAGGCACTGGAACCAAGCCACAAATGGATCGTTGATTCCGGCGCCAACGTCTGCATTGCAAATGATAAATCTTGGTTTTCTGAATTCCAGAAAATTGCGTACACTGTTGGAACCGCAGGTGACGGCGGCCTACGCATTGCCGGGGCAGGGACCGTACCTCTCCACTTGATCACTGATGGCAACGAAACAGTTGAGCTGGAGTTGCACAATGTAGCCTACGCTCAGGATGCTAGATGTAACATTCTGTCATTATCATGGATCGCTGAGAAGGCGAAGCTCAGAGGAATTTGGGGCATCAAGGGAATATCCATCATGACCGCTGATGGTTTTGAAATAGGCCATGCTAGCTTGATCGATGGTCTTTATCACCTACAGGTCAAACCACCAATTGCCGAAGCCCCGAAAAGATCTCATCTCAGCGAAGAAGAACCAATCGCACTGCAAGTCGCAGAAGATACTGAAGCTGCGAGAAACGGCAGCACACTGGCACCCGATCAATGTCTCCCGCCAGGCGTTCAACCACCTTTCGTTGTATCCCTATTGGATTATAATAATCCAGTGTGGAAATGGCACAGGCGAATGGGTCATCTCAGCATCCAAAGCATGAGGGACCTGCTCAAAGTcagcaatggcatcgatCTAACTGACAAGCAACTCCAGGGAGAGTTGGGCGTCATGTGCCCCATCTGCGCTACCACCAAAGCAGTAAACAGGGTTCCTAGAGACCCAGCGACTCGAAGAGCCGCAAATCCGGGAGAAATGATGCATGCAGACGCGTGGGGTCCATATCCTGTCAGCGCATGGGATAGTACCATATACATTTTGGCCATGACTGACGATGCAACCCGCTTCACTTGGTCAGCAAGATATATAaccaaggacaagattcCAGAAGTCTTTCGACATCTCCACCGAACTATCGAAAAACGAAACAACATAACAATTCGTGCCTACCGACTTGACAATGAATTTCCACTTTATGGAGAACTTCGAGACTGGTTTCAACGACATGCAATCTCTCTGGAAAACTCGGTCCCCTATACGCATCATATGAACGGTGTTGCGGAACGGGGTTTCCGTACAGACAGAGAAAGAGCATCAGCAATTTTGCAAGAGGCAACAAACAGCGTCTCGGCGACAATCTCCAAAATCCTGGGTACACGATCCGAGGAAACTATGAGGAACGTGTCTCTATCGGAAACCCTGTGGGTGGAAGCTTTTGCACACGCAATCTGGATTAAGAACAGATCACCGTCAAGAGCTCTGGAAGGAAAGATGACGCCATGGCAAGCCCTTTACAAAGTTGAACCCAATCTAGCCATCGAACGAATCTTTGGCAGTCGAGTCTATGTTACCTATCCACCGGAACACAGACAGAAAACCCTCCTCCAGCCAAGGGGTTGGCTTGGATACTTTGTTGGATTCGAAACTGAGGCAGTACTAAGGATATGGCATCCAGACAAGAAACGTGTCGTGCGCGTTACCGCTCCTCGCGTTGATGACggtcaagggcaagaagacgTTCACGAAGGAGCAACTCTTTCTGATAGAAACCCAGTTGGTCATGTGAGCCTTGACGACTCTGTTTCGGACAATGTTCTGAGACCCGATGATCTGGACATAATTTCGCAACCTCAAGAAAGCAGCTCGGAAGATCTTGAAAATTGCTCACAGACTATGTCGGAACGTTCTCCTTACTTTACGCGTCTCAGTGCGAAGGTCTCCCCTTATTTTGCACAGAACAGTCAAGACGCGGCGCATCGCTCTGGGGACACTAGCGTCGCAGCACACCCTCCACGCTCGGAAAACCTATCTGACGACCAAGAAACACAGTCCAATGCGAGCTTGGGCAGCGAATCAGATAATAGCCAGGAGGAAGTGGCAGGCATTAACTATGACACATGGGACGGAGATCATGCTTTTCACGCCTGGCAAGCAGAACCACAAGTGCATATGCTTGCAATAACGCACCCGTCAGACTCACATACTCAAGACAACGGCGATCGAAATGACACTCGATCACCAAAGGCAATTGTCACTTGCATCGGGTGTCAGACAACGCACTCTAAGTGCGCAAAGTCCGCGCCACTAGACGGCTCTTGCATTGAGTGTGAGAAAAAGGGAATTGCATGTGTTTCCTCAACACGCTCCCCAGCTTTCAAAGGACCAAAGGGCAGGCAATCACATCGGATGAAACAGAAGGCATGCGAAAAATGTGAAACTTGCCAGAAAAACGGGCTATTTTGCAGACGATCCAATCCTGCCTCGAGGTGCGACCACTGTTccaaaagaaagaaattCTGCTCTTTCGTTCCAGAAGACAGAAGAaagagccagccagctcagGAAAAGTGTGAAAACTGCCGAAGGAAATACATGATCTGCAGGAGATCGCACCCGGAATCAAAATGCGATCGCTGCCAACGAGAAAAACGATTGTGCTCCTTCACTACGCCTGTAGCGAGGATTAAAAAAGAACAGCCATCTCAGGAGAAGTGTGAAAGGTGCCAGAGGAGATATCTTCTATGCACTAAGCTCCAGCCAAACTCGAAATGCAAACGATGTTTATCTGAAAAACGCGTCTGTTCATTTGCGCCAGAAGATAAAAGACCGTCGCAGCCACTCGAGGACAGATGCGAGCCATGCCGCAAGGGATCCTATCTCTGTAAACGGACTGATCTAACTTCAAAATGCGACTCCTGCATAAAACGGCAACGAATTTGCTCTTTTGCCCCGGTAACTCAGAGGCAGAAAGAAAAGTGCTACTCCTGCGTGACCAGGCACGTTGACAAATGCGTTGGCGCCACAACAACTACGAAATGCGAATCTTGCCAACAGAATAACTGGAAATGTTCTCTCGTTAAACCCATCCGGAATCTTCCAGGCTGTATTGCTTGTCAAGCAGCCGGGCCCAGGAAATGCGTCGGCATACCTTGTCACTTCTGTCACAAGAACGGAGTTGCCAGTTGCACCTTTCGCACGAACGATAATGTCGTCATCTACCATCCGATCCAGGAGAATCTCTCGCCAAATTCTCGATGGCATGCAATCCAAGGACTGGGCCTTCGAGATGAATGCTGCAAATTCTGTATAGAACTAGCAGATAGAGATGTTGTTTTCTACTCAGACCATGGCTTCCCATGTAATATGTGCGTCACAAGGGAGAACGACGCAAACAAGAATCGAAAAAGCATATCCTGCACCGCATGGAATGAGGACGGCGGATACAAGAAATATTTCTTTAGAGGCGCGCACCGGGTCAGTACAAGACCACGGCGCCCACAGTCACCACCGCCAATGACGGAGGCAGGTACAACAGTTGGTGAAAACGAGGACAATTGGCAAATGTTCGATGACCTTTTAATCGACGAAGACCTTACTtccgaggatgacgaggtcTGCATAGATCCTATGCTTTTGGAACCTCAGGCCAACCTCGTAGAGACGCAAGGCGTGAAACGCTTTTCGTATCCACCacatgatggccaagaaaggTGCCACTCGATGACCTCCAAGTCTCTATCGCTTACTTACCCAAGGGAAGTGATCGATAAGGGGGGAAACGCTGGGAAGGACACCAGTGTGGCAGGCATTTGCATGCTATCCACCGCGATCAAGATGCATGGCCCCGAACCAAACAACAGAAAGTCCGCTCTGGCGTCGGC harbors:
- a CDS encoding integrase core domain-containing protein codes for the protein MASIKLTNESVEAHVEILQGQENYLAWKRDLKFIAEANNVWKILTGEEDIQDKPTRPTLSGFSSQAKSAKKSIVKDVDPSGSSAEAQTSDISLTIQFYKLDLDEYEKQQKRFRYARGILSTTINTALRGCIKDEENPHLAMEKLKGLCKMNDARALDMTLGKIEQLKFKGSVSDLINTLKTFQQDIFDLDGTFSDDQIMSKVVRSLPNRFNRFLDSWNLLAGTAALPRDLVTLHGHLLGVEAQMVSEKEGKEYETRTKGRERKERQLCEGCNKWGNHSEAECWIAHPELRENKNNKAREFPRQFKAEINTVKSTRSKDNSKYHPQQDARRPGKIVATVALQRDQWETTCAKIGPSERTTNVEKPSTEGIEFALERKNPESPLSLGAPQLLNVLSPRTMMLLKDEALEPSHKWIVDSGANVCIANDKSWFSEFQKIAYTVGTAGDGGLRIAGAGTVPLHLITDGNETVELELHNVAYAQDARCNILSLSWIAEKAKLRGIWGIKGISIMTADGFEIGHASLIDGLYHLQVKPPIAEAPKRSHLSEEEPIALQVAEDTEAARNGSTLAPDQCLPPGVQPPFVVSLLDYNNPVWKWHRRMGHLSIQSMRDLLKVSNGIDLTDKQLQGELGVMCPICATTKAVNRVPRDPATRRAANPGEMMHADAWGPYPVSAWDSTIYILAMTDDATRFTWSARYITKDKIPEVFRHLHRTIEKRNNITIRAYRLDNEFPLYGELRDWFQRHAISLENSVPYTHHMNGVAERGFRTDRERASAILQEATNSVSATISKILGTRSEETMRNVSLSETLWVEAFAHAIWIKNRSPSRALEGKMTPWQALYKVEPNLAIERIFGSRVYVTYPPEHRQKTLLQPRGWLGYFVGFETEAVLRIWHPDKKRVVRVTAPRVDDGQGQEDVHEGATLSDRNPVGHVSLDDSVSDNVLRPDDLDIISQPQESSSEDLENCSQTMSERSPYFTRLSAKVSPYFAQNSQDAAHRSGDTSVAAHPPRSENLSDDQETQSNASLGSESDNSQEEVAGINYDTWDGDHAFHAWQAEPQVHMLAITHPSDSHTQDNGDRNDTRSPKAIVTCIGCQTTHSKCAKSAPLDGSCIECTLTNALAPQQLRNANLANRITGNVLSLNPSGIFQAVLLVKQPGPGNASAYLVTSVTRTELPVAPFARTIMSSSTIRSRRISRQILDGMQSKDWAFEMNAANSV